The window TGAGCTAAGAACAAAGATTGATAGTTTGTATCGTTTGGTCATTGTTTCTACCAAACGTGTCAATCAAATCATGAAAAGTGAAAAGCATGCTTTCGGCAAAAAGAAAAAGCCAACTATACTCACACTTGAAGAATTTATGGATGGTAAAATTACATACCGTAAAAACGAAAAAGATGACCTAACTGAAATTTAACACATTAAACTCAACAATGGGTTCATCTCTAAAAGAAAAAACCATCTTGTTAGGGGTAACAGGTTCTATTTCTATCTACAAAAGTTGTGAATTATGTAGCCGTCTCGTTCAGGCAGGAGCCCGAGTTTTTGTTGCTATGACCACTAATGCCCAAAAACTTATAGGTCCTGCCACATTCGAAAGCATCTCAGGAAATCCTGTTATCACAGGTATGTTTGAACCTTACACGTTGGGTCCATTGTCCCACATCAAATTATCTCACGAAATAGACCTATTTGTTGTTGCTCCTGCCACAGCCAATATCTTGGCAAAAACAGCACACGGAATCGCCGATGACTGGGTTAGCACTGCCCTTTTAGCAACCACAGCACCTATCCTTTGGGCTCCCGCAATGAACCCACAAATGTTCTTAAACCCTGCAACTCAGTCCAATATAGATATACTGAAAAAAAGAGGCAACGTATTTATCGGTCCAGCAACTGGCTCAACTGCATGCGGAGAAACAGGACCTGGACGAATGGAAGAACCTATCTACATCTTTGAGGAAATAGACATTATTTTAGGCGAACCAAAAGACTTTGCAGGCAAACGAATCCTTATCACCAGTGGACCTACACAGGAACCTATTGACCCTGTTAGATATATTAGTAACCGCTCTTCAGGAAAAATGGGCAAGGCTCTGGCAATGGAAGCACTACGACGCGGTGCAGAAGTAACAATAATTTCTGGGCCCGCTTCCGAATTGCCACCGAAGCAAGCAAATACAATATATGTCAGAACAGCACAAGAAATGTACGAAGAAACAATAAAAAGATTCCCCGAATACGACATTTTTATCGGCTCTGCTGCTGTTGCTGACTACCGAGTTGCAGACCCGACAGACGAGAAGCATAAAAGAAATGGAAAAATGCATCAACTGGAACTAATACCAAATCCTGATATTACAAAAACAGTCGGAGGTATGAAAAAACCAAACCAAATTACTGTCGGTTTCGCCGCAGAAACGCATCATCTTATCGAATACGCTCAGGAAAAACTGAAGAAAAAGAACCTCGATTTAATCATTGCAAATCAGGTAGGAGGCGAAAACTGTGCATTTGGCTCAGATTACGTTTATGCACTGATGAT is drawn from Candidatus Hydrogenedens sp. and contains these coding sequences:
- the coaBC gene encoding bifunctional phosphopantothenoylcysteine decarboxylase/phosphopantothenate--cysteine ligase CoaBC → MGSSLKEKTILLGVTGSISIYKSCELCSRLVQAGARVFVAMTTNAQKLIGPATFESISGNPVITGMFEPYTLGPLSHIKLSHEIDLFVVAPATANILAKTAHGIADDWVSTALLATTAPILWAPAMNPQMFLNPATQSNIDILKKRGNVFIGPATGSTACGETGPGRMEEPIYIFEEIDIILGEPKDFAGKRILITSGPTQEPIDPVRYISNRSSGKMGKALAMEALRRGAEVTIISGPASELPPKQANTIYVRTAQEMYEETIKRFPEYDIFIGSAAVADYRVADPTDEKHKRNGKMHQLELIPNPDITKTVGGMKKPNQITVGFAAETHHLIEYAQEKLKKKNLDLIIANQVGGENCAFGSDYVYALMITPQTIDEKPEYIPKNELTCRIFNRISEIMKTKQHPQI
- the rpoZ gene encoding DNA-directed RNA polymerase subunit omega; this encodes MPAPFYVDELRTKIDSLYRLVIVSTKRVNQIMKSEKHAFGKKKKPTILTLEEFMDGKITYRKNEKDDLTEI